From Meiothermus sp., a single genomic window includes:
- the sufU gene encoding Fe-S cluster assembly sulfur transfer protein SufU: MSLLDELYKEIILRHYKSPHNYGPLETANVRVVGDNPSCGDQIELQVQTDGERIEEVRFQGQGCAISQASASLMTDLVKGKSWAEALALEQQFKAMIVDGVAPTPELGDLAALSGVHKLAARVKCATLAWNALEQAAHQAGARLQEPKG, translated from the coding sequence ATGAGCCTTCTGGATGAGCTGTACAAGGAAATCATCCTGCGCCACTACAAATCGCCCCACAACTACGGCCCCCTGGAGACGGCCAATGTGCGGGTGGTGGGCGACAACCCTTCCTGTGGCGACCAGATCGAACTCCAGGTACAAACCGACGGTGAACGCATCGAAGAGGTACGCTTTCAGGGCCAGGGCTGCGCCATCTCGCAGGCTTCGGCCTCGCTAATGACTGACCTGGTCAAGGGCAAATCCTGGGCCGAGGCGCTGGCGCTGGAACAACAGTTCAAGGCCATGATTGTGGACGGAGTGGCTCCCACCCCCGAGCTGGGCGACCTGGCGGCGCTATCCGGGGTGCATAAGCTGGCAGCCCGGGTCAAATGTGCCACCCTGGCCTGGAATGCCCTAGAACAAGCGGCCCACCAGGCCGGCGCGCGACTACAAGAGCCAAAAGGCTAG
- a CDS encoding ABC transporter ATP-binding protein, producing the protein MRPVFRANSSSDKTPKGDFRQLGRLLAYTRPYRLGLLLAGIASLISTGFFLAFPQLVSRMLDASIFEQGNLAQIDRYTLLLIGVFAGQALFSALQSYLFARAGEGVVADLRRSLFGHLLTLSPRFFENHKTGDITSRLTSDVATVQGVVSNALVQLFTTPLMFAATLAILFVTNWKLSSFILAVVPLVILVAIVLGRIIRRISKAFQDKIAEANARAEEVLSGIRVVQSFTAEKLEAERYSHLIGESFRTALRRALVASGLSGVVFFSIFSALGLIFWYGGRLVSLGEITPGQLVSFILYAFNVAASVGTLAGIWSQVQSALGASSRIFELLDTPSELKDPENPHPLPAVRGEVRLENVHFAYDDRGEVLRGVSLTARPGEVVALVGPSGAGKSTLIALIPRFYDVTQGRITLDGIDIRQLRLEDLRRQIALVPQETLLFSGSIEENIRYGKPQASQAEVIEAAKAANAHGFIQEFPQGYQTLVGERGVKLSGGQRQRIAIARALLKNPRILILDEATSSLDSESEALVQEALDKLMQGRTTFVIAHRLSTVRNADLIVVLDKGQVVEQGTHEALLAQGGLYKNLYELQFREETPVT; encoded by the coding sequence ATGCGACCTGTATTTCGTGCCAATTCCTCCTCGGATAAAACCCCCAAAGGTGACTTCCGTCAGCTGGGCCGCCTCCTGGCTTACACCCGTCCTTACCGCCTGGGTCTGCTACTGGCCGGCATAGCAAGCCTCATCTCCACAGGCTTTTTCCTGGCATTCCCTCAACTGGTGAGCCGGATGCTGGATGCCTCGATTTTCGAGCAGGGCAACCTGGCCCAAATTGACCGCTACACTTTGTTGCTGATTGGGGTCTTTGCCGGACAAGCCCTTTTTAGTGCGCTGCAAAGCTACCTCTTCGCCCGCGCCGGCGAGGGGGTGGTGGCCGACCTGCGGCGTAGCTTGTTTGGCCACCTGCTCACGCTTTCTCCCCGTTTCTTTGAGAACCACAAAACCGGTGACATTACCAGCCGCCTTACCTCGGACGTAGCCACCGTGCAGGGGGTGGTTTCCAACGCCCTGGTACAACTTTTCACAACGCCCCTGATGTTCGCGGCCACACTGGCCATTCTTTTCGTTACCAACTGGAAGCTCTCGAGCTTCATCCTGGCGGTGGTGCCGCTGGTGATCCTGGTGGCCATTGTGCTGGGGCGCATCATCCGGCGGATTAGCAAGGCTTTCCAAGACAAGATAGCTGAGGCCAACGCCCGGGCCGAGGAGGTGTTAAGCGGCATCCGAGTGGTGCAGTCGTTTACCGCCGAGAAGCTCGAGGCCGAGCGCTATAGCCACCTGATTGGCGAGTCGTTCCGCACCGCCCTGCGGCGAGCGCTGGTGGCTTCCGGCCTGAGCGGGGTAGTCTTCTTCAGCATCTTTAGCGCCCTGGGCCTCATCTTTTGGTATGGGGGGCGGCTGGTCTCGCTGGGCGAGATTACCCCAGGCCAGCTGGTCTCCTTCATCCTGTATGCCTTCAACGTGGCGGCCAGTGTGGGCACCCTGGCAGGCATCTGGAGCCAGGTGCAAAGCGCCCTGGGGGCCAGCAGCCGGATTTTCGAACTGCTGGACACTCCTTCCGAGCTCAAAGACCCAGAGAACCCCCATCCCCTCCCGGCCGTGCGGGGCGAGGTACGTTTGGAAAACGTTCACTTTGCCTACGATGATCGCGGCGAGGTGCTGCGGGGGGTCAGCCTAACCGCCCGGCCCGGTGAGGTGGTGGCCCTGGTAGGCCCCAGTGGGGCCGGTAAAAGCACCCTGATTGCCCTGATTCCCCGCTTCTACGACGTGACCCAGGGCCGTATTACCCTGGACGGGATCGACATCCGGCAGCTTAGGCTCGAGGACTTGCGGCGGCAGATTGCCCTGGTGCCCCAGGAAACCCTGCTTTTCTCGGGTTCCATCGAGGAAAATATCCGCTATGGCAAGCCACAGGCTAGCCAGGCCGAGGTCATCGAGGCGGCCAAAGCCGCCAACGCGCATGGCTTTATTCAAGAATTCCCCCAGGGCTACCAGACCCTGGTAGGCGAGCGCGGGGTCAAGCTTTCCGGGGGGCAGCGCCAGCGCATTGCCATCGCCAGGGCCTTGCTCAAAAACCCCCGAATTCTGATTCTGGACGAGGCTACCAGCTCGCTCGACTCAGAGTCCGAGGCCCTCGTACAAGAAGCCCTGGACAAGCTCATGCAGGGCCGAACCACCTTTGTGATTGCCCACCGACTTTCTACCGTGCGAAACGCAGATTTAATCGTGGTGCTGGATAAGGGCCAGGTAGTAGAGCAGGGCACCCACGAGGCCTTGCTGGCCCAAGGCGGCCTTTACAAAAACCTCTACGAACTGCAGTTCCGTGAGGAAACGCCCGTCACCTAG
- a CDS encoding cysteine desulfurase gives MALVTPQALRQDFPLLMRHPELVYLNSAATSQKPEGVIEAVSRYYRELNASVHRGAYTLSVQASEAYEQARRTLARFIGGEEREIIFVRNTTEALNLVAYAWGLRNLRPGDEILLTEMEHHANLVPWHLVCERTGARIKAIPLGPDGRLELDALDDLLSHRVRLVSLMHVSNVLGTVNPVAQIAQAAKAVGALVVVDGAQSAPHMPIDVRALGADFYAFSGHKMLGPTGVGVLWGRYEVLETLAPFLGGGSMIREVYIDRSTYAAPPQRFEAGTPAVAEAIGLAAAVEYLAGLGMDRVWQHELELTAYALARLDEELPEVRTFGPRGSDRSGVIPFVLGGIHAHDVATALDQHGIAVRAGHHCAQPLHRKLGVPATVRASFYVYTTQEDIDRFIEALKKVRDFFKDWL, from the coding sequence ATGGCCCTTGTCACACCCCAAGCCCTTCGCCAGGATTTCCCGCTGCTGATGCGCCATCCCGAGCTGGTCTACCTCAACTCGGCGGCCACCAGCCAAAAACCCGAAGGGGTCATTGAAGCGGTCTCCCGCTACTACCGCGAGCTCAATGCCAGCGTTCACCGGGGGGCCTACACCCTTTCGGTGCAGGCCAGCGAAGCCTACGAGCAGGCCCGCCGTACCCTGGCCCGCTTTATCGGGGGCGAGGAGCGCGAGATTATTTTTGTGCGCAATACCACCGAGGCCCTCAACCTGGTGGCCTACGCCTGGGGGCTGCGCAACCTACGGCCCGGCGACGAGATTCTCCTGACCGAGATGGAGCACCACGCCAACCTGGTGCCCTGGCACCTGGTCTGCGAGCGTACCGGGGCCCGCATCAAGGCCATTCCGCTGGGGCCCGATGGGCGCCTGGAATTGGATGCCCTAGACGACCTTCTCTCCCACCGGGTTAGGTTGGTCAGCCTGATGCACGTATCCAATGTGTTGGGAACGGTCAATCCGGTGGCCCAGATTGCCCAGGCCGCCAAGGCGGTGGGGGCTTTGGTGGTGGTGGATGGGGCCCAGTCCGCCCCCCATATGCCCATAGATGTGCGGGCGCTGGGGGCCGACTTCTACGCCTTTTCCGGGCACAAGATGCTGGGGCCTACCGGGGTGGGGGTGCTGTGGGGCCGCTACGAGGTGTTGGAAACCCTAGCTCCCTTTCTGGGGGGCGGCAGCATGATTCGGGAGGTGTATATAGACCGTTCCACTTATGCTGCACCTCCCCAGCGCTTCGAGGCCGGCACCCCGGCGGTGGCTGAGGCCATCGGGCTGGCGGCGGCGGTGGAATACCTGGCCGGACTGGGTATGGACAGGGTCTGGCAACACGAGCTCGAGCTCACCGCTTATGCCCTTGCACGCCTGGACGAAGAACTCCCGGAGGTGCGCACCTTTGGCCCCCGCGGTTCTGACCGGAGCGGGGTGATCCCTTTTGTGTTGGGCGGCATTCACGCCCACGACGTGGCTACAGCCCTCGACCAGCACGGCATTGCGGTGCGGGCCGGACACCACTGTGCCCAACCCTTGCACCGCAAGCTGGGGGTTCCCGCTACGGTGCGGGCCAGCTTCTACGTTTACACCACCCAGGAAGACATTGACCGATTTATCGAAGCGCTGAAGAAGGTACGGGACTTCTTCAAAGACTGGCTTTGA
- a CDS encoding methyltransferase C-terminal domain-containing protein has protein sequence MKKTKICRSCGSGELMLFLSLGRLPLASVLGADQLMAAEERRSLEVGFCKRCSLVQLLSEPAPEPPTQAPPSEESLQEQFLDHHLLMPQRVLALEGSNLALMQSLVQAGVGVVYLEPHPERSKMASKKGIPTRQVPFGRHYAQILREEGFGADLVLANQLLSYSNDLNGLLEGLGSVLLDTGRVVMELPYVREWLEARQFEHFTHQQAHYFSVGALHQLARRHGWWLQRVEPLSGGFLRYYLGKARPVEPSVGWYMEEEQALGLSDATYYLEFASRVAAVREALLALLTELRARGQRLAAYGANVQGTALLNYVGLGREVIEFVVDSDTGKQGRFLAGVHVPIYGLQKLLEEQPNYLLLLGPPSKTAREYQEYLQRGGKLIVPLPHPDILSPDPKRNIQLDT, from the coding sequence ATGAAGAAAACCAAGATATGCCGCTCGTGTGGGTCGGGGGAACTGATGCTCTTTCTGAGTTTGGGAAGGCTTCCCCTCGCCAGCGTCCTGGGTGCCGATCAGCTTATGGCAGCCGAAGAGCGGCGAAGCCTCGAGGTAGGCTTTTGCAAACGTTGTAGCCTGGTTCAGCTCCTGAGCGAACCCGCCCCGGAGCCGCCGACCCAAGCCCCGCCCAGCGAGGAAAGTCTGCAGGAGCAGTTCTTAGACCACCATCTTCTCATGCCCCAACGGGTGCTGGCCCTGGAGGGCAGCAACCTGGCACTGATGCAGAGCTTGGTGCAGGCGGGGGTAGGGGTGGTTTATCTGGAGCCTCATCCAGAACGTAGCAAAATGGCTTCCAAAAAGGGGATCCCTACCCGCCAGGTGCCCTTTGGCCGCCACTACGCCCAGATACTGCGCGAAGAAGGCTTTGGGGCCGATCTGGTGCTGGCCAATCAACTGCTTTCCTACAGCAACGACCTCAACGGGCTGCTCGAGGGTCTTGGAAGCGTGCTCTTGGATACGGGCCGGGTGGTGATGGAGCTGCCCTACGTGCGTGAGTGGCTCGAGGCCCGGCAGTTTGAGCACTTTACCCATCAGCAGGCGCACTACTTTTCGGTTGGCGCCTTACACCAACTCGCACGCCGCCACGGCTGGTGGCTTCAGCGGGTCGAGCCGCTATCAGGGGGTTTTCTGCGCTACTACCTGGGCAAAGCCCGCCCGGTTGAACCCTCGGTTGGGTGGTATATGGAAGAAGAGCAAGCCCTAGGCCTCAGCGATGCTACCTACTACCTCGAGTTTGCCTCCCGCGTCGCCGCCGTGCGCGAAGCCTTACTGGCCCTCCTGACCGAGCTGAGGGCCCGTGGCCAAAGGCTAGCCGCCTACGGCGCCAACGTACAAGGCACTGCTTTGCTCAACTACGTAGGCCTGGGACGCGAGGTTATTGAGTTCGTAGTGGATAGCGATACCGGTAAGCAGGGCCGCTTCCTGGCAGGGGTGCATGTTCCCATCTATGGTCTGCAAAAACTGCTGGAAGAACAGCCCAACTATCTACTCCTGCTGGGCCCACCCAGCAAGACAGCCCGTGAATATCAGGAGTATCTGCAACGAGGGGGTAAATTGATCGTGCCCCTCCCCCACCCCGATATTTTGAGTCCAGACCCAAAGCGCAACATTCAGTTGGATACCTGA
- a CDS encoding methylglyoxal synthase, translating to MKALALIAHDGKKTDMVSFAKDHKDLLARFPLVATGTTGRLLQEKAGLDVTRMLSGPLGGDQQIGAMVAEDRVLAVIFLRDPLQAQPHEPDVQALMRVCDVHNVPLATNLTAAEAVLAWLQSDLSVNERQGNDR from the coding sequence ATGAAGGCACTGGCCCTTATTGCCCACGACGGCAAGAAAACCGACATGGTGTCTTTTGCCAAAGACCACAAAGACCTGCTTGCCCGCTTTCCTCTGGTTGCTACCGGCACAACCGGGCGACTTTTGCAAGAAAAGGCCGGTTTGGATGTAACCCGGATGCTCTCGGGGCCCTTGGGAGGCGATCAGCAGATTGGGGCTATGGTAGCCGAGGACAGGGTACTGGCGGTCATTTTTTTGCGCGACCCCCTGCAGGCGCAGCCGCACGAACCCGATGTGCAGGCCCTGATGCGGGTCTGCGATGTTCACAACGTTCCTCTGGCCACCAACCTGACGGCCGCCGAGGCTGTGCTGGCCTGGCTCCAAAGCGACCTGTCGGTCAACGAGCGCCAGGGGAACGATAGATAA
- a CDS encoding DNA-3-methyladenine glycosylase, giving the protein MQKLAAKHGPAPFAPHPFPERSPYGVLLSSIVGQQLSGKAADTIWQRLSSRFALEPEVLWQARTEDLRAVGLSNAKARYVQDLSRFALEGGLLGIETQTDEEIIRHLTQVKGIGVWTVQMFLMFGLGRPDVWPVLDLGIRKGAQKLYGISERQALEELGERFRPYRSHAAWYLWRVLEP; this is encoded by the coding sequence ATGCAAAAGCTGGCGGCGAAGCATGGCCCTGCGCCTTTTGCACCCCATCCTTTCCCAGAGCGTTCGCCGTATGGGGTGCTCCTTAGCTCCATTGTGGGTCAGCAGCTTTCCGGCAAGGCCGCCGATACCATCTGGCAGCGCCTCTCGAGCCGCTTTGCGCTCGAGCCCGAGGTGCTCTGGCAGGCCCGCACCGAAGACTTGCGGGCTGTGGGGCTGTCGAATGCCAAAGCCCGGTATGTGCAGGACTTATCGCGCTTTGCCCTGGAGGGGGGTCTTCTGGGCATCGAAACCCAAACCGACGAAGAGATAATCCGCCACCTGACCCAGGTCAAGGGCATTGGGGTCTGGACGGTGCAGATGTTCTTGATGTTTGGCCTAGGCCGCCCCGATGTCTGGCCGGTGCTCGACCTGGGCATCCGCAAAGGGGCGCAAAAACTGTACGGCATCAGCGAGCGGCAGGCCCTCGAGGAACTGGGGGAGCGCTTCCGGCCCTACCGCTCCCATGCGGCCTGGTATTTGTGGCGGGTGTTGGAGCCTTAG
- the moaC gene encoding cyclic pyranopterin monophosphate synthase MoaC — translation MSKLTHFQDGKPRMVDVSEKPPTLRTATAEATVLLTPEAVEALREGGVGKGDPLSVAQLAGIMAAKKTGELIPLCHPLPITGAEVELRFLPEEARVHITATVKTKAETGVEMEALTACAVAALTVYDMLKAASKGLEITDLRLLHKVGGKSGEWKRGQ, via the coding sequence ATGAGCAAACTCACCCATTTCCAAGATGGCAAGCCGCGCATGGTGGATGTGAGCGAGAAGCCCCCCACCCTGCGTACCGCCACCGCCGAGGCCACCGTGCTGCTCACCCCGGAAGCCGTAGAAGCGCTCCGGGAGGGCGGGGTGGGGAAGGGCGACCCTTTGAGCGTGGCCCAGCTTGCAGGCATTATGGCGGCCAAAAAAACCGGGGAGCTGATTCCTTTGTGCCACCCGCTGCCCATCACCGGCGCCGAGGTAGAGCTTCGCTTTTTGCCCGAAGAAGCCCGAGTCCACATCACCGCCACCGTCAAGACCAAGGCCGAGACGGGGGTCGAGATGGAAGCCCTCACGGCCTGCGCGGTCGCGGCCCTGACCGTTTACGACATGCTCAAGGCGGCCAGCAAGGGCCTGGAAATTACCGACCTGCGCCTCTTGCACAAGGTCGGGGGCAAGTCGGGGGAGTGGAAACGGGGGCAGTAG
- a CDS encoding ABC transporter permease translates to MLRVLVWEFGKLMRLRSVQIGLLAALVLPILWAFAPGLRAQYGLELVSGWQVPALSLLTGMDFLFPFLTAMAAAEVLGSEVSMGTLKSVLLRPSPRSRLLGAKIIVVLAYPFILLLVSLVGSLLAGLPFGLGSFFGGTGLGEGSFAGVGQLTPLGALMELLRAHALAGVVLWPLSALAMLYAVVFLSTTSAALAAVSTLLLMRLLIAFPALQPFLLTSYLDLYIRPAAVGLGLPLLIIYTAGFALLALLIFERKDI, encoded by the coding sequence ATGCTGCGGGTACTAGTCTGGGAGTTTGGCAAGCTGATGCGGCTGCGCTCGGTGCAGATTGGGCTGCTGGCGGCTTTGGTGTTGCCCATTTTGTGGGCTTTCGCGCCGGGGCTCAGGGCGCAGTATGGCCTCGAGCTGGTCTCGGGCTGGCAGGTGCCGGCGCTGTCGCTCCTGACCGGCATGGACTTCCTGTTTCCCTTCCTGACGGCCATGGCGGCAGCGGAAGTCCTGGGCTCGGAAGTCTCGATGGGAACCCTCAAGTCGGTGCTGTTGCGCCCGAGTCCCCGCAGCCGCTTGCTGGGGGCCAAAATCATCGTGGTGCTGGCCTACCCCTTCATTTTGCTGCTGGTGAGCCTGGTGGGTTCGTTGCTGGCCGGCCTGCCCTTTGGCCTGGGTAGCTTCTTCGGGGGCACGGGCCTGGGCGAGGGCAGCTTTGCCGGCGTGGGCCAGCTTACGCCCCTGGGTGCCTTGATGGAGCTGCTGCGGGCCCATGCGCTGGCCGGAGTGGTGCTCTGGCCGCTCTCGGCCCTGGCCATGCTCTATGCGGTGGTCTTCCTCAGCACCACCTCGGCGGCCCTGGCGGCGGTCTCGACCCTGCTCCTGATGCGCCTTCTGATTGCCTTTCCGGCCCTCCAACCCTTCCTGCTGACCAGCTACCTAGACCTGTACATCCGCCCTGCCGCTGTGGGCCTGGGTCTGCCTTTGCTCATCATCTACACGGCGGGCTTCGCCTTGTTGGCCCTGCTCATCTTTGAGCGCAAGGACATCTGA
- a CDS encoding ABC transporter ATP-binding protein, with protein sequence MSETVATSTPGAALEAQQLGKKYGRKPVLENITFAVQPGEVYALAGPNGSGKTTLIRLLTGLAFPTSGVVRMLGQDIYNGGYVARRALGAVVEAPAAFYPHMTGRQNLEMVAFLTGMSNAEARIREVLARLELLAVADQPVRTYSLGQRQRLGLASAILHEPQILILDEPTSGLDPQGISKVHEILSELAWKGVAVLLSTHHLREVSAYSDKVGILGGGRLLEEVKLGARGETYRLRVDDPPRAAAFLKTVPGVQNVSLRDVNVIFEGSPNVALAALVRENYQVQFLEPDYFDLYDYYRERVKHA encoded by the coding sequence ATGAGTGAAACGGTGGCAACCAGCACCCCCGGTGCGGCCCTCGAGGCCCAGCAACTGGGCAAAAAGTACGGGCGCAAACCCGTGCTGGAGAACATCACCTTTGCGGTGCAGCCGGGCGAAGTCTATGCCCTGGCCGGACCCAACGGCTCCGGCAAAACCACCCTGATCCGCCTGCTTACCGGCCTGGCCTTCCCCACCTCGGGGGTGGTGCGGATGCTCGGGCAGGACATCTACAACGGCGGCTATGTGGCCCGGCGGGCGCTGGGAGCGGTGGTGGAGGCCCCGGCGGCCTTTTACCCCCACATGACCGGGCGGCAGAACCTGGAGATGGTGGCTTTTCTGACCGGCATGTCCAATGCCGAGGCCCGCATCCGCGAGGTACTGGCGCGGCTCGAGCTGCTAGCGGTGGCCGACCAGCCGGTGCGTACTTACTCGCTCGGTCAGCGCCAGCGCCTGGGGCTGGCCTCGGCCATCCTGCACGAGCCGCAAATCCTCATCCTGGACGAACCCACCAGCGGTCTCGACCCGCAGGGCATCAGCAAGGTTCACGAAATTCTGTCCGAACTGGCCTGGAAAGGGGTGGCGGTGCTCTTGTCCACCCACCACCTGCGCGAGGTCTCGGCCTATTCCGACAAGGTGGGCATTCTGGGCGGGGGGCGGCTCTTGGAAGAGGTCAAGCTGGGCGCCAGGGGCGAAACCTACCGTCTGCGGGTAGACGACCCGCCTCGAGCCGCGGCTTTCCTCAAGACCGTACCGGGGGTGCAAAACGTGAGCCTGCGCGACGTGAACGTGATCTTCGAGGGCTCGCCCAACGTGGCGTTGGCGGCGCTGGTACGCGAGAACTATCAGGTACAGTTCCTGGAACCCGACTACTTCGACCTCTACGACTACTACCGGGAAAGGGTGAAACATGCGTAG
- a CDS encoding LptF/LptG family permease, translating to MLQRYLLRETLSLYLLGVLLFVGLITFDLLSSLSGAFLRAKTPVTEIAQMVAYRVPYTLGIALPLGLVFALLVALARWIRQSELKAAYAAGVPPRSFIGPVLGLGLLVGAIGLFNEGWIKPIAQERFEALQYKIYYGSEPSGVLTERTYIPQGLGVYYAQRIYPPPEGGVGSRLEGVRVVEPGGSIWSAERGVWVKGAWRLENAYRVDPSGKIFQEAEHPLPFPVGVQPKTLSYEAMLMPDLHAVAQADPAARFPLARRYANAAGTVVLAWLAVVIGLSLRDSAWAFIAVVGLIFGYWTLFTLSAQFARFDLLGAYGAWLPNLVYGGLALFGTWRLAR from the coding sequence ATGTTGCAGCGCTATCTCTTACGCGAAACCTTGTCGCTGTACCTATTGGGCGTGCTGCTATTCGTGGGGCTAATCACTTTCGACCTGCTCTCCTCGCTCTCGGGGGCCTTCCTGCGGGCCAAAACTCCCGTGACCGAAATAGCCCAAATGGTGGCCTACCGGGTGCCCTACACCCTGGGTATTGCGCTGCCGCTGGGGCTGGTATTTGCACTGCTGGTAGCCCTGGCCCGCTGGATTCGCCAGTCCGAACTCAAGGCCGCTTACGCCGCCGGCGTACCCCCGCGTAGCTTTATCGGGCCGGTACTGGGGCTGGGGCTCTTGGTGGGAGCGATAGGACTTTTTAACGAAGGCTGGATAAAACCCATCGCTCAGGAGCGCTTTGAGGCCTTGCAGTACAAAATCTACTACGGCTCCGAGCCCTCCGGTGTCCTGACCGAGCGCACCTACATTCCCCAGGGCCTGGGGGTGTACTACGCCCAGCGCATCTATCCGCCGCCGGAAGGGGGGGTGGGCTCGAGGCTAGAAGGCGTCCGGGTGGTGGAGCCGGGCGGCTCCATTTGGAGCGCCGAGCGAGGGGTCTGGGTAAAGGGCGCCTGGCGGCTGGAAAACGCCTACCGGGTAGACCCCAGTGGCAAAATCTTCCAGGAGGCCGAACATCCCCTGCCTTTTCCGGTGGGGGTACAACCCAAAACCCTCTCCTACGAGGCCATGTTGATGCCTGACCTGCATGCCGTGGCCCAAGCCGACCCCGCCGCGCGGTTTCCCCTGGCCCGGCGCTACGCCAACGCCGCCGGTACGGTGGTGCTGGCCTGGCTGGCGGTTGTGATTGGCCTCTCGCTGCGCGACTCGGCCTGGGCTTTTATTGCCGTGGTGGGGCTTATTTTTGGCTACTGGACCCTTTTTACCCTCTCGGCCCAGTTCGCCCGCTTCGACCTGCTGGGCGCCTATGGGGCCTGGTTGCCCAACCTGGTGTATGGCGGGCTGGCCCTTTTCGGCACTTGGAGGCTGGCCAGATGA